The following proteins come from a genomic window of Erpetoichthys calabaricus chromosome 18, fErpCal1.3, whole genome shotgun sequence:
- the brpf1 gene encoding peregrin isoform X1, with protein sequence MGLDFDVKTFCHNLRATKPPYECPVETCRKIYKSYSGIEYHLYNYDHDNPLPPHSTPLRKPKKKGRQSRGSGGGAGGSSTPSGGTGQLSPAPSEASHSPSRETMTYAQAQRLVEVDIQGRVHRISIFENLDVVSEEEDATEDNSIGVSVSGDVSGAKERPDTPANTNAGGAKSTNNTPKSGKHKNKEKKKEASVHHHHHNASSGPAVKLPEVVYRELEQDLPDAPPRPSSYYRYIDKSVEELDEEIEYDMDEEDYIWLDIMNEKRQTEGVMPVPQEIFEYLMDRLEKESYFESHNKADPSALIDEDAVCCICNDGECQNSNVILFCDMCNLAVHQECYGVPYIPEGQWLCRRCLQSPSRAVDCALCPNKGGAFKQTDDSRWAHVVCALWIPEVCFANTVFLEPIDSIEHIPPARWKLTCYICKQRGSGACIQCHKANCYTAFHVTCAQQAGLYMKMEPVRETSANGTSFSVRKTAYCDIHTPPGSMRRSATLSHSDAEPEEDDELLEDDGKGWSSEKVKKAKAKSRIKMKKARKILAEKRAAAPVVSVPCIPPHRLSRITSRLTLPRKSQFMQRLHSYWTLKRQSRNGVPLLRRLQTHLQSQRNLDQDSEDKESSPSDGAVLTRDNEEKNSVLKEQLKSWQRLRHDLERARLLVELIRKREKIKRETIKVQQIAMEIQLTPFLILLRNTLEQLQEKDTSNFFAEPVPLSEVPDYLDHIKKPMDFQTMWKSLEAHKYRSLDQFEEDFSLIVNNCMKYNAKDTVFYRAAVRLREQGGAVLRQARRQAEKIGIDFETGMHLPKPPIVEGHRMQLGLDTDLLLPENRKRLPLDEQLKVLQEKLDEVSAGKHSIGRSRRAKMLKKEITVIKRKLAHQREGGREGGDRGPIQHHGRGVPPSHHPASNMGKDRLPSDNDGESSSHEMESKGIGVSSSSSMAPEVGRRTSVLFSKKNPKTAGPPKRPGRPPKIRDGQGGPGSSSSPIGPPQLPLLSNSRQRKRVRSPRTSSSSDSESDKSTEEPHVGLPANGFDGGSQPVTESFRVYRNERSLPRSSSDSESSTTTSSSAASDRTSTTPSKQGRAKPTFSRGNFPEDSSEETSGTENEAYSVGGGHRVSHNMVRSGRSRSTCWMTADEYSTLDALDLVWAKCRGYPSYPALIIDPKMPREGMFHHGVPIPVPPLDVLKLGEQMTQEAQEHLYLVLFFDNKRTWQWLPRSKLVPLGVDQELDKEKMLEGRKSNIRKSVQVAYHRAMQHRNKVQSEQTSDSSDTD encoded by the exons ATGGGTTTGGATTTTGATGTAAAGACGTTCTGTCACAATCTTCGAGCCACCAAACCTCCCTATGAATGTCCAGTAGAAACATGCCGCAAAATTTACAAGAGCTACAGTGGCATTGAATACCACCTTTACAATTATGATCATGACAACCCTCTGCCCCCACACAGCACCCCTCTCCGCAAGCCAAAAAAGAAGGGGCGACAGTCACGAGGGTCTGGTGGTGGAGCAGGAGGTAGCTCAACTCCTTCTGGGGGTACAGGCCAGCTCAGCCCTGCCCCATCTGAAGCTTCCCATTCCCCAAGCCGTGAGACTATGACATATGCCCAGGCTCAACGTTTGGTGGAAGTGGATATTCAGGGTCGGGTACATAGGATTAGCATCTTTGAAAACCTAGATGTTGTTTCAGAGGAAGAAGATGCCACTGAGGACAACTCTATAGGAGTAAGCGTCAGTGGAGATGTCAGTGGAGCAAAAGAAAGGCCAGATACTCCAGCTAATACAAATGCTGGAGGAGCCAAGAGCACCAACAACACCCCAAAATCAGGGAAGCAtaagaacaaagagaaaaagaaagaggcaTCTGTACACCATCATCACCACAATGCCTCATCTGGCCCAGCTGTCAAATTACCAGAAGTTGTCTACAGAGAACTGGAGCAGGATTTGCCAGATGCCCCTCCAAGACCTTCTTCCTACTACAG GTATATAGATAAATCTGTAGAAGAACTAGATGAAGAAATAGAGTATGATATGGATGAGGAAGATTATATTTGGCTGGATATAATGAATGAAAAGCGACAAACGGAAGGAGTGATGCCTGTTCCTCAGGAGATTTTTGAGTATCTTATGGATAGACTAGAGAAGGAGTCTTATTTTGAGAGCCATAACAAG GCAGACCCCAGTGCTCTGATAGATGAAGATGCTGTATGCTGCATTTGTAATGATGGGGAGTGTCAGAACAGCAATGTTATTCTCTTTTGTGATATGTGTAACCTAGCTGTACATCAGGAATGCTATGGTGTTCCCTATATTCCAGAGGGGCAGTGGCTTTGTCGCCGCTGTTTGCAGTCCCCCTCACGGGCTGTCGATTGTGCACTGTGTCCCAACAAAGGAGGTGCTTTTAAACAAACTGATGATAGCCGCTGGGCTCATGTAGTGTGTGCACTGTGGATTCCTGAAGTTTGTTTTGCCAACACAGTGTTTCTTGAGCCCATTGACAGCATCGAGCACATCCCCCCGGCCAGGTGGAAGCTGACCTGCTACATTTGTAAACAGCGTGGTTCAGGTGCTTGCATCCAGTGCCACAAAGCCAACTGCTATACAGCTTTCCATGTAACCTGTGCTCAGCAAGCAGGGTTATACATGAAGATGGAGCCAGTGCGGGAGACTAGTGCCAATGGCACATCCTTCAGTGTGAGGAAAACTGCCTACTGTGATATTCACACACCACCTGGATCAATGCGCCGGTCAGCCACCCTTTCACATAGTGATGCAGAGCCAGAGGAAGATGATGAGCTTCTCGAGGATGATGGCAAAGGTTGGAGTTCTGAGAAAGTGAAAAAGGCCAAAGCCAAGTCCCGTATCAAAATGAAGAAAGCACGTAAAATCCTGGCAGAGAAGCGAGCTGCTGCACCAGTGGTGTCTGTTCCCTGCATACCACCACACAG gcTTAGTAGAATCACAAGTCGCCTGACATTGCCTAGAAAAAGCCAGTTCATGCAAAGGCTACACAGTTACTGGACATTGAAGAGGCAGTCTAGAAATGGTGTACCTTTACTGAGGCGACTGCAGACACACTTGCAGTCACAACGCAACCTTGATCAA GACAGTGAAGATAAAGAGAGCAGTCCATCAGATGGAGCAGTGTTAACT AGAGACAATGAGGAGAAAAACAGTGTCTTGAAAGAACAACTTAAGTCTTGGCAACGATTAAGGCATGACTTGGAGAGAGCACGGTTATTGGTCGAATTGATCCGAAAGAGGGAAAAGATCAAGCGAGAGACG aTCAAAGTACAGCAGATAGCTATGGAGATCCAGCTGACTCCTTTTCTGATCCTGTTAAGGAACACTTTGGAACAACTACAGGAGAAAGACACTAGCAACTTTTTTGCAGAGCCAGTTCCCCTCTCTGAG GTTCCTGACTACTTGGACCATATAAAGAAACCAATGGATTTCCAGACCATGTGGAAAAGCCTGGAggcacataaatacagaagtttGGATCAGTTTGAGGAGGATTTCAGCTTGATTGTTAACAATTGCATGAAATATAATGCTAAGGACACAGTGTTCTACAGGGCTGCTGTGCGTCTTCGAGAGCAGGGTGGTGCTGTTTTGAGGCAGGCTCGACGACAGGCAGAAAAAATTGGAATTGACTTTGAGACTGGAATGCATTTGCCTAAACCACCTATTGTAGAGGGGCATCGAATGCAGCTAGGACTTGATA CAGATCTGTTGCTACCAGAGAACAGGAAGCGTTTGCCCCTGGATGAGCAGCTTAAGGTCCTGCAGGAAAAACTGGATGAGGTGAGCGCCGGAAAGCACAGCATTGGCCGTTCTCGCCGAGCCAAGATGTTAAAGAAGGAGATAACAGTGATCAAACGTAAACTGGCCCACCAGCGGGAGGGGGGCCGGGAGGGGGGCGACCGAGGGCCAATACAGCACCACGGGCGGGGGGTCCCCCCCTCACACCACCCCGCCAGCAATATGGGAAAGGACCGCTTGCCCAGTGACAATGATGGAGAGAGCAGCAGTCATGAGATGGAAAGCAAAG GAATAGGGGTGTCATCCTCTTCGTCAATGGCTCCTGAAGTGGGACGCCGTACCTCTGTTCTGTTCTCCAAGAAAAATCCAAAGACTGCAGGACCGCCAAAGAGACCAGGTCGACCTCCCAAAATCAGAGATGGTCAAGGAGGGCCTGGATCAAGTTCTAGTCCTATTGGGCCTCCTCAGCTTCCTCTTCTATCAAATTCTCGGCAAAGGAAACGTGTCCGTAGTCCTAGAACTAGCTCTAGTTCTGACAGTGAGAGTGATAAGAGCACAGAGGAACCACATGTGG GTCTTCCTGCTAACGGTTTTGATGGTGGCAGCCAGCCAGTAACAGAAAGTTTCCGTGTGTACAGAAATGAGCGCAGCCTACCCAGAAGCAGTTCTGACTCCGAATCAAGTACAACTACCAGTAGCAGTGCAGCCTCGGATCGCACCAG CACAACTCCGTCTAAACAAGGCAGAGCCAAGCCAACATTCTCCAGAGGGAATTTCCCTGAAGACAGTAGTGAAGAAACCTCTGGAACAGAGAATGAGGCCTATTCTGTTGGAGGGGGACACAGGGTCTCACACAATA TGGTACGCTCAGGAAGAAGCCGTTCAACATGCTGGATGACTGCGGATGAGTACAGTACACTAGATGCCCTGGACCTAGTTTGGGCAAAGTGTCGTGGTTATCCCTCTTATCCTGCTCTA atcATAGATCCAAAAATGCCCCGGGAGGGCATGTTTCATCATGGAGTCCCCATCCCTGTACCTCCTCTTGATGTGCTGAAGTTGGGTGAGCAGATGACACAGGAAGCTCAGGAACATCTCTATCTCGTTCTCTTCTTTGACAACAAGAGGACCTG
- the brpf1 gene encoding peregrin isoform X2 — protein sequence MGLDFDVKTFCHNLRATKPPYECPVETCRKIYKSYSGIEYHLYNYDHDNPLPPHSTPLRKPKKKGRQSRGSGGGAGGSSTPSGGTGQLSPAPSEASHSPSRETMTYAQAQRLVEVDIQGRVHRISIFENLDVVSEEEDATEDNSIGVSVSGDVSGAKERPDTPANTNAGGAKSTNNTPKSGKHKNKEKKKEASVHHHHHNASSGPAVKLPEVVYRELEQDLPDAPPRPSSYYRYIDKSVEELDEEIEYDMDEEDYIWLDIMNEKRQTEGVMPVPQEIFEYLMDRLEKESYFESHNKADPSALIDEDAVCCICNDGECQNSNVILFCDMCNLAVHQECYGVPYIPEGQWLCRRCLQSPSRAVDCALCPNKGGAFKQTDDSRWAHVVCALWIPEVCFANTVFLEPIDSIEHIPPARWKLTCYICKQRGSGACIQCHKANCYTAFHVTCAQQAGLYMKMEPVRETSANGTSFSVRKTAYCDIHTPPGSMRRSATLSHSDAEPEEDDELLEDDGKGWSSEKVKKAKAKSRIKMKKARKILAEKRAAAPVVSVPCIPPHRLSRITSRLTLPRKSQFMQRLHSYWTLKRQSRNGVPLLRRLQTHLQSQRNLDQDSEDKESSPSDGAVLTRDNEEKNSVLKEQLKSWQRLRHDLERARLLVELIRKREKIKRETIKVQQIAMEIQLTPFLILLRNTLEQLQEKDTSNFFAEPVPLSEVPDYLDHIKKPMDFQTMWKSLEAHKYRSLDQFEEDFSLIVNNCMKYNAKDTVFYRAAVRLREQGGAVLRQARRQAEKIGIDFETGMHLPKPPIVEGHRMQLGLDNLLLPENRKRLPLDEQLKVLQEKLDEVSAGKHSIGRSRRAKMLKKEITVIKRKLAHQREGGREGGDRGPIQHHGRGVPPSHHPASNMGKDRLPSDNDGESSSHEMESKGIGVSSSSSMAPEVGRRTSVLFSKKNPKTAGPPKRPGRPPKIRDGQGGPGSSSSPIGPPQLPLLSNSRQRKRVRSPRTSSSSDSESDKSTEEPHVGLPANGFDGGSQPVTESFRVYRNERSLPRSSSDSESSTTTSSSAASDRTSTTPSKQGRAKPTFSRGNFPEDSSEETSGTENEAYSVGGGHRVSHNMVRSGRSRSTCWMTADEYSTLDALDLVWAKCRGYPSYPALIIDPKMPREGMFHHGVPIPVPPLDVLKLGEQMTQEAQEHLYLVLFFDNKRTWQWLPRSKLVPLGVDQELDKEKMLEGRKSNIRKSVQVAYHRAMQHRNKVQSEQTSDSSDTD from the exons ATGGGTTTGGATTTTGATGTAAAGACGTTCTGTCACAATCTTCGAGCCACCAAACCTCCCTATGAATGTCCAGTAGAAACATGCCGCAAAATTTACAAGAGCTACAGTGGCATTGAATACCACCTTTACAATTATGATCATGACAACCCTCTGCCCCCACACAGCACCCCTCTCCGCAAGCCAAAAAAGAAGGGGCGACAGTCACGAGGGTCTGGTGGTGGAGCAGGAGGTAGCTCAACTCCTTCTGGGGGTACAGGCCAGCTCAGCCCTGCCCCATCTGAAGCTTCCCATTCCCCAAGCCGTGAGACTATGACATATGCCCAGGCTCAACGTTTGGTGGAAGTGGATATTCAGGGTCGGGTACATAGGATTAGCATCTTTGAAAACCTAGATGTTGTTTCAGAGGAAGAAGATGCCACTGAGGACAACTCTATAGGAGTAAGCGTCAGTGGAGATGTCAGTGGAGCAAAAGAAAGGCCAGATACTCCAGCTAATACAAATGCTGGAGGAGCCAAGAGCACCAACAACACCCCAAAATCAGGGAAGCAtaagaacaaagagaaaaagaaagaggcaTCTGTACACCATCATCACCACAATGCCTCATCTGGCCCAGCTGTCAAATTACCAGAAGTTGTCTACAGAGAACTGGAGCAGGATTTGCCAGATGCCCCTCCAAGACCTTCTTCCTACTACAG GTATATAGATAAATCTGTAGAAGAACTAGATGAAGAAATAGAGTATGATATGGATGAGGAAGATTATATTTGGCTGGATATAATGAATGAAAAGCGACAAACGGAAGGAGTGATGCCTGTTCCTCAGGAGATTTTTGAGTATCTTATGGATAGACTAGAGAAGGAGTCTTATTTTGAGAGCCATAACAAG GCAGACCCCAGTGCTCTGATAGATGAAGATGCTGTATGCTGCATTTGTAATGATGGGGAGTGTCAGAACAGCAATGTTATTCTCTTTTGTGATATGTGTAACCTAGCTGTACATCAGGAATGCTATGGTGTTCCCTATATTCCAGAGGGGCAGTGGCTTTGTCGCCGCTGTTTGCAGTCCCCCTCACGGGCTGTCGATTGTGCACTGTGTCCCAACAAAGGAGGTGCTTTTAAACAAACTGATGATAGCCGCTGGGCTCATGTAGTGTGTGCACTGTGGATTCCTGAAGTTTGTTTTGCCAACACAGTGTTTCTTGAGCCCATTGACAGCATCGAGCACATCCCCCCGGCCAGGTGGAAGCTGACCTGCTACATTTGTAAACAGCGTGGTTCAGGTGCTTGCATCCAGTGCCACAAAGCCAACTGCTATACAGCTTTCCATGTAACCTGTGCTCAGCAAGCAGGGTTATACATGAAGATGGAGCCAGTGCGGGAGACTAGTGCCAATGGCACATCCTTCAGTGTGAGGAAAACTGCCTACTGTGATATTCACACACCACCTGGATCAATGCGCCGGTCAGCCACCCTTTCACATAGTGATGCAGAGCCAGAGGAAGATGATGAGCTTCTCGAGGATGATGGCAAAGGTTGGAGTTCTGAGAAAGTGAAAAAGGCCAAAGCCAAGTCCCGTATCAAAATGAAGAAAGCACGTAAAATCCTGGCAGAGAAGCGAGCTGCTGCACCAGTGGTGTCTGTTCCCTGCATACCACCACACAG gcTTAGTAGAATCACAAGTCGCCTGACATTGCCTAGAAAAAGCCAGTTCATGCAAAGGCTACACAGTTACTGGACATTGAAGAGGCAGTCTAGAAATGGTGTACCTTTACTGAGGCGACTGCAGACACACTTGCAGTCACAACGCAACCTTGATCAA GACAGTGAAGATAAAGAGAGCAGTCCATCAGATGGAGCAGTGTTAACT AGAGACAATGAGGAGAAAAACAGTGTCTTGAAAGAACAACTTAAGTCTTGGCAACGATTAAGGCATGACTTGGAGAGAGCACGGTTATTGGTCGAATTGATCCGAAAGAGGGAAAAGATCAAGCGAGAGACG aTCAAAGTACAGCAGATAGCTATGGAGATCCAGCTGACTCCTTTTCTGATCCTGTTAAGGAACACTTTGGAACAACTACAGGAGAAAGACACTAGCAACTTTTTTGCAGAGCCAGTTCCCCTCTCTGAG GTTCCTGACTACTTGGACCATATAAAGAAACCAATGGATTTCCAGACCATGTGGAAAAGCCTGGAggcacataaatacagaagtttGGATCAGTTTGAGGAGGATTTCAGCTTGATTGTTAACAATTGCATGAAATATAATGCTAAGGACACAGTGTTCTACAGGGCTGCTGTGCGTCTTCGAGAGCAGGGTGGTGCTGTTTTGAGGCAGGCTCGACGACAGGCAGAAAAAATTGGAATTGACTTTGAGACTGGAATGCATTTGCCTAAACCACCTATTGTAGAGGGGCATCGAATGCAGCTAGGACTTGATA ATCTGTTGCTACCAGAGAACAGGAAGCGTTTGCCCCTGGATGAGCAGCTTAAGGTCCTGCAGGAAAAACTGGATGAGGTGAGCGCCGGAAAGCACAGCATTGGCCGTTCTCGCCGAGCCAAGATGTTAAAGAAGGAGATAACAGTGATCAAACGTAAACTGGCCCACCAGCGGGAGGGGGGCCGGGAGGGGGGCGACCGAGGGCCAATACAGCACCACGGGCGGGGGGTCCCCCCCTCACACCACCCCGCCAGCAATATGGGAAAGGACCGCTTGCCCAGTGACAATGATGGAGAGAGCAGCAGTCATGAGATGGAAAGCAAAG GAATAGGGGTGTCATCCTCTTCGTCAATGGCTCCTGAAGTGGGACGCCGTACCTCTGTTCTGTTCTCCAAGAAAAATCCAAAGACTGCAGGACCGCCAAAGAGACCAGGTCGACCTCCCAAAATCAGAGATGGTCAAGGAGGGCCTGGATCAAGTTCTAGTCCTATTGGGCCTCCTCAGCTTCCTCTTCTATCAAATTCTCGGCAAAGGAAACGTGTCCGTAGTCCTAGAACTAGCTCTAGTTCTGACAGTGAGAGTGATAAGAGCACAGAGGAACCACATGTGG GTCTTCCTGCTAACGGTTTTGATGGTGGCAGCCAGCCAGTAACAGAAAGTTTCCGTGTGTACAGAAATGAGCGCAGCCTACCCAGAAGCAGTTCTGACTCCGAATCAAGTACAACTACCAGTAGCAGTGCAGCCTCGGATCGCACCAG CACAACTCCGTCTAAACAAGGCAGAGCCAAGCCAACATTCTCCAGAGGGAATTTCCCTGAAGACAGTAGTGAAGAAACCTCTGGAACAGAGAATGAGGCCTATTCTGTTGGAGGGGGACACAGGGTCTCACACAATA TGGTACGCTCAGGAAGAAGCCGTTCAACATGCTGGATGACTGCGGATGAGTACAGTACACTAGATGCCCTGGACCTAGTTTGGGCAAAGTGTCGTGGTTATCCCTCTTATCCTGCTCTA atcATAGATCCAAAAATGCCCCGGGAGGGCATGTTTCATCATGGAGTCCCCATCCCTGTACCTCCTCTTGATGTGCTGAAGTTGGGTGAGCAGATGACACAGGAAGCTCAGGAACATCTCTATCTCGTTCTCTTCTTTGACAACAAGAGGACCTG